Proteins encoded together in one Aminipila butyrica window:
- the rsmH gene encoding 16S rRNA (cytosine(1402)-N(4))-methyltransferase RsmH — protein sequence MEFKHVSVLYDECMKGLQVKPEGIYADGTLGGGGHASGICSLLGPEGLLIGIDRDQDALNAAAGRLEPFPCRKEFVQDNYSNIAEILDKLELPGIDGALLDLGVSSFQLDNFERGFSYMQEAPLDMRMNAEDALTAEEVVNTYSKDALTEVIKTYGEERWASRISEFIVKARNQEAIRTTAKLVDVIKAAIPASARREGPHPAKRTFQAIRIEVNDELGHLERAVEAFCDALRPGGRLCIITFHSLEDRIVKEYFNRRLNPCTCPKEFPLCTCGKVTDMVKVTGKPIVSGKEELEENPRARSAKLRIIEKKR from the coding sequence ATGGAGTTTAAACACGTGTCTGTTCTGTACGACGAATGTATGAAGGGGCTTCAAGTGAAGCCAGAAGGCATTTATGCAGACGGCACCTTGGGCGGAGGCGGACATGCTTCTGGCATATGCAGCCTGTTGGGGCCAGAGGGCCTACTTATCGGCATTGACCGAGATCAGGATGCGCTGAATGCGGCGGCTGGTCGGCTGGAGCCTTTTCCCTGTCGGAAAGAATTTGTACAGGATAACTACTCCAATATTGCTGAAATATTGGACAAGCTTGAACTACCCGGTATTGACGGGGCATTGCTGGATTTAGGCGTTTCTTCCTTCCAGCTGGACAATTTTGAACGGGGATTTTCCTACATGCAGGAAGCTCCTCTGGACATGCGGATGAATGCAGAGGATGCTTTGACAGCGGAAGAGGTGGTCAACACCTATTCCAAGGACGCGCTGACAGAGGTCATCAAGACCTACGGCGAAGAACGGTGGGCATCCCGTATAAGCGAATTCATCGTAAAGGCCAGAAACCAAGAAGCAATAAGAACTACGGCAAAGTTGGTAGACGTGATTAAGGCAGCTATTCCTGCTTCGGCCAGACGAGAGGGGCCCCATCCGGCCAAGAGGACCTTTCAGGCCATACGAATTGAAGTAAATGATGAATTGGGTCACCTAGAGCGGGCGGTGGAAGCGTTTTGCGATGCCCTCAGACCAGGCGGCCGACTTTGCATCATTACTTTTCATTCTTTGGAAGACCGTATCGTCAAGGAATACTTTAATCGACGGTTGAACCCTTGTACTTGTCCCAAGGAATTTCCGCTGTGCACCTGCGGAAAAGTGACAGACATGGTAAAAGTGACAGGGAAACCAATTGTTTCTGGAAAAGAAGAGCTAGAAGAAAACCCTAGGGCACGAAGTGCCAAACTTAGAATTATTGAGAAGAAGAGGTGA